A region of Lichenibacterium dinghuense DNA encodes the following proteins:
- a CDS encoding glycosyltransferase family 39 protein: MPIARFRASAPARSGRLWLFTVVVFAVLVLAAAARLRLDLAAPLWLDESWTGAFAAEPTLAGLTEQVRNDPNAPAYYYLIWAWVRIFGLSNVALHLPSMAMSLAAPGLAWAGLRRRRPLVALIWAVLLATWTPGFEQADEARCYSLLFCAAIVAIGAHVALLEAPSLRRAAAWACCAGFMTLVHYYAGMLALAQGVAFVMLHRRRALRLWPAALPFVPAFAWIADSDRSRPLIPR; the protein is encoded by the coding sequence GTGCCCATCGCCCGATTTCGTGCCAGCGCGCCGGCTCGGTCCGGGCGTCTCTGGCTCTTCACTGTGGTCGTCTTCGCGGTCCTGGTGCTCGCCGCGGCGGCCCGCCTGCGACTCGACCTAGCCGCCCCGCTCTGGCTTGACGAGAGCTGGACTGGCGCGTTCGCCGCCGAGCCCACCCTCGCCGGACTTACGGAGCAGGTCCGAAACGACCCAAACGCGCCGGCTTATTACTACCTGATCTGGGCTTGGGTCCGGATCTTCGGCCTATCCAACGTGGCGCTGCACCTGCCCAGCATGGCCATGAGCTTGGCCGCGCCGGGATTGGCTTGGGCCGGCCTCCGGCGTCGGCGACCGCTCGTCGCCCTCATCTGGGCTGTCCTTCTGGCCACCTGGACACCGGGCTTCGAACAGGCAGACGAAGCTCGCTGTTACTCCCTGCTGTTTTGCGCCGCAATCGTCGCGATCGGGGCACATGTCGCGTTGCTGGAGGCGCCCTCGCTCCGCCGCGCGGCGGCCTGGGCCTGCTGCGCAGGCTTCATGACGCTGGTTCACTACTATGCCGGGATGCTGGCCCTCGCGCAGGGAGTTGCCTTTGTGATGTTGCACCGCAGGCGTGCCCTGCGGCTTTGGCCGGCCGCGCTGCCTTTCGTCCCGGCCTTCGCCTGGATTGCGGATTCCGATCGAAGCCGGCCACTGATTCCGAGATGA